One Primulina huaijiensis isolate GDHJ02 chromosome 8, ASM1229523v2, whole genome shotgun sequence genomic region harbors:
- the LOC140982544 gene encoding LIM domain-containing protein WLIM2b-like, with protein sequence MSFTGTQQKCKACEKTVYPVELLSADGVSYHRSCFKCSHCKGTLKLSNFSSMEGVLYCKPHFEQLFKQTGNYSKSFVSPVKSAEKSTPELTRSPSKAAGMFSGTQDKCATCGKTAYPLEKVTVENQSYHKSCFKCCHGGCSLSPSNYAALDGNLYCKPHFSQLFKEKGSYNHLIKSASIKRPTAVAPDS encoded by the exons ATGTCTTTTACTGGGACACAACAGAAATGCAAGGCCTGTGAGAAGACTGTTTATCCCGTGGAGCTTTTGTCTGCTGATGGAGTTAGCTATCATAGATCTTGCTTCAAATGCTCCCATTGCAAAGGGACTCTTAAG TTGAGCAATTTCTCATCAATGGAAGGTGTGCTGTACTGCAAGCCTCATTTTGAGCAGCTCTTCAAGCAAACCGGCAACTACAGCAAGAGCTTTGTTTCAC CTGTTAAGTCAGCTGAGAAGTCAACCCCAGAACTG ACAAGGTCACCGAGCAAAGCTGCTGGCATGTTTTCTGGGACGCAGGATAAATGTGCTACTTGTGGTAAAACAGCTTATCCACTGGAGAAG GTGACAGTGGAGAATCAAAGTTACCACAAGTCTTGCTTCAAGTGTTGTCATGGAGGATGCTCTCTATCTCCATCGAACTATGCGGCACTGGACGGAAATTTATACTGTAAACCTCATTTTTCACAGCTATTCAAAGAAAAAGGAAGCTACAACCACTTGATCAAGTCCGCGTCAATTAAACGCCCCACAGCCGTTGCTCCCGATTCTTGA
- the LOC140982543 gene encoding probable sugar phosphate/phosphate translocator At3g11320, whose protein sequence is MSAMKSTGRFFTIGLVSAWYSSNIGVLLLNKYLLSNYGFRYPIFLTMCHMTACSLLSYIAIVWMKMVPMQTIRSRVQFMKISALSLIFCASVVSGNVSLKYLPVSFNQAIGATTPFFTAVFAYLMTLKREAWLTYVTLIPVVTGVVIASGGEPSFHLFGFIMCVGATAARALKSVVQGILLSSEGEKLNSMNLLLYMAPIAVVLLLPATLAMEENVVGITLALAREDLRIIWLLLFNSALAYFVNLTNFLVTKHTSALTLQVLGNAKGAVAVVISILIFKNPVSVTGMLGYTLTVMGVILYSEAKKRSK, encoded by the exons ATGTCCGCGATGAAATCCACGGGCCGATTTTTCACAATCGGATTGGTGTCGGCATGGTATTCCTCCAACATTGGGGTTTTGTTATTGAACAAGTACTTGTTGAGCAATTACGGGTTCAGGTATCCGATTTTCTTGACGATGTGCCACATGACTGCCTGCTCATTGCTCAGCTACATCGCGATCGTGTGGATGAAGATGGTGCCGATGCAGACGATAAGATCTAGGGTTCAGTTTATGAAGATTTCGGCTCTTAGCTTGATTTTCTGCGCGTCGGTGGTTAGTGGGAATGTTTCGCTCAAGTATTTGCCTGTTAGCTTTAATCAGGCGATTGGGGCAACCACGCCTTTCTTCACGGCAGTGTTTGCGTATTTAATGACGCTGAAACGAGAGGCATGGTTGACTTACGTGACGTTGATTCCAGTTGTTACCGGAGTGGTGATTGCTAGCGGG GGCGAACCGAGTTTCCATTTGTTTGGATTTATTATGTGCGTTGGTGCAACAGCTGCAAGGGCACTTAAATCAGTGGTTCAGGGAATTTTGCTTTCATCTGAAGG GGAAAAGCTTAACTCTATGAATCTGCTTCTGTACATGGCTCCTATTGCTGTCGTACTTCTACTTCCTGCAACACTCgctatggaagaaaatgtagtgGGCATCACATTGGCACTCGCAAGAGAGGATCTAAGAATTATTTGGTTGCTGCTATTCAATTCTGCACTTGCATATTTTGTAAATTTGACCAATTTTTTGGTCACAAAGCACACCAGCGCTCTTACTCTTCAG GTCCTTGGAAACGCTAAAGGGGCAGTAGCAGTGGTAATTTCCATCTTGATATTTAAGAATCCCGTCTCTGTTACTGGAATGCTCGGGTATACTCTGACAGTGATGGGTGTCATCCTCTATAGTGAAGCCAAGAAGCGAAGTAAATGA
- the LOC140983330 gene encoding syntaxin-81-like isoform X1 — translation MFHSILRISIISFSRFGSETMARVVRVRDRTEDFKDAVHRAAVNSGYTESKTAAIMATFIMRKNGERGPFTKAALTTLESIRTLEEFLMKHKKDYVDPRRTTEQERDSIEHEVTIFIKTCKERIDVLKNSINEEDANAKGWLSIRSDNSNTDTIAHKHGVVLILSEKLHSVTSQFDKLRALRFQEAINWVAPRRKPKAAVPADATENSHSIEPRDGRNLEVREPDEDKTEPVRMQKQLLDDETHTLQVELASMLDAVQVTETKMVEISALNHLMSTHVLQQAQQIEYLYEQAIEATKNVELGNEELSQAIKRSGGSRTFLLLFLVVLTFSVLFLDWYN, via the exons ATGTTTCATTCGATTTTAAG AATTTCGATCATTTCTTTCTCGCGATTCGGATCTGAGACCATGGCTAGAGTAGTAAGAGTTAGAGATAGGACAGAAGATTTCAAAGATGCCGTGCACCGTGCGGCGGTCAATTCTGGATATACCGAG TCCAAAACGGCGGCAATTATGGCGACTTTTATAATGAGAAAAAATGGGGAGAGAGGGCCATTCACAAAAGCTGCACTAACTACT CTTGAAAGTATCAGAACTTTGGAGGAGTTCTTGATGAAGCATAAGAAGGATTATGTGGATCCACGCCGTACCACAGAACAAGAGAGAGATAGCATTGAACATGAG GTTACGATTTTCATTAAAACGTGTAAAGAGAGAATAGATGTTCTCAAAAATAGCATAAACGAGGAGGATGCAAATGCAAAGGGATGGCTTAGCATCAGAAGTGATAATTCAAATACTGATACTATAGCGCACAAACATGGAGTG GTGTTAATTTTAAGTGAGAAACTGCATTCAGTGACGTCGCAGTTTGATAAGCTTCGAGCATTGCGCTTCCAAGAAGCCATCAACTGGGTAGCGCCTAGAAGAAAACCGAAGGCGGCTGTTCCAGCTGATGCTACTGAGAACTCTCATTCTATAGAACCTAGAGATGGACGTAATTTAGAAGTAAGAGAGCCCGATGAAGATAAAACTGAGCCGGTTAGGATGCAGAAACAACTGTTGGATGATGAGACACACACCCTCCAG GTAGAGTTGGCCAGCATGTTGGATGCTGTTCAAGTAACTGAAACAAAGATGGTGGAAATAAGTGCTCTGAACCATCTCATGTCCACTCATGTATTGCAACAGGCACAACAAATAGAATATCTATACGAGCAG GCAATTGAAGCAACAAAAAATGTTGAGCTTGGAAACGAAGAGTTGTCACAAGCCATTAAACGAAGTGGCGGTAGCCGAACTTTTCTTCTGCTTTTTTTGGTTGTCCTGACCTTTTCAGTCCTGTTTCTTGATTggtataattaa
- the LOC140983330 gene encoding syntaxin-81-like isoform X2 codes for MARVVRVRDRTEDFKDAVHRAAVNSGYTESKTAAIMATFIMRKNGERGPFTKAALTTLESIRTLEEFLMKHKKDYVDPRRTTEQERDSIEHEVTIFIKTCKERIDVLKNSINEEDANAKGWLSIRSDNSNTDTIAHKHGVVLILSEKLHSVTSQFDKLRALRFQEAINWVAPRRKPKAAVPADATENSHSIEPRDGRNLEVREPDEDKTEPVRMQKQLLDDETHTLQVELASMLDAVQVTETKMVEISALNHLMSTHVLQQAQQIEYLYEQAIEATKNVELGNEELSQAIKRSGGSRTFLLLFLVVLTFSVLFLDWYN; via the exons ATGGCTAGAGTAGTAAGAGTTAGAGATAGGACAGAAGATTTCAAAGATGCCGTGCACCGTGCGGCGGTCAATTCTGGATATACCGAG TCCAAAACGGCGGCAATTATGGCGACTTTTATAATGAGAAAAAATGGGGAGAGAGGGCCATTCACAAAAGCTGCACTAACTACT CTTGAAAGTATCAGAACTTTGGAGGAGTTCTTGATGAAGCATAAGAAGGATTATGTGGATCCACGCCGTACCACAGAACAAGAGAGAGATAGCATTGAACATGAG GTTACGATTTTCATTAAAACGTGTAAAGAGAGAATAGATGTTCTCAAAAATAGCATAAACGAGGAGGATGCAAATGCAAAGGGATGGCTTAGCATCAGAAGTGATAATTCAAATACTGATACTATAGCGCACAAACATGGAGTG GTGTTAATTTTAAGTGAGAAACTGCATTCAGTGACGTCGCAGTTTGATAAGCTTCGAGCATTGCGCTTCCAAGAAGCCATCAACTGGGTAGCGCCTAGAAGAAAACCGAAGGCGGCTGTTCCAGCTGATGCTACTGAGAACTCTCATTCTATAGAACCTAGAGATGGACGTAATTTAGAAGTAAGAGAGCCCGATGAAGATAAAACTGAGCCGGTTAGGATGCAGAAACAACTGTTGGATGATGAGACACACACCCTCCAG GTAGAGTTGGCCAGCATGTTGGATGCTGTTCAAGTAACTGAAACAAAGATGGTGGAAATAAGTGCTCTGAACCATCTCATGTCCACTCATGTATTGCAACAGGCACAACAAATAGAATATCTATACGAGCAG GCAATTGAAGCAACAAAAAATGTTGAGCTTGGAAACGAAGAGTTGTCACAAGCCATTAAACGAAGTGGCGGTAGCCGAACTTTTCTTCTGCTTTTTTTGGTTGTCCTGACCTTTTCAGTCCTGTTTCTTGATTggtataattaa